From one Rhodamnia argentea isolate NSW1041297 chromosome 1, ASM2092103v1, whole genome shotgun sequence genomic stretch:
- the LOC115727344 gene encoding probable inorganic phosphate transporter 1-3 — MARNQLVVLDALDVAKTQWYHFTAIVVAGMGFFTDAYDLFSIAHVTKLLGRIYYFNPNSAKPGTLPPNVAAAVNGVALCGTLAGQLFFGWLGDKLGRKRVYGLTLVLMVVCSIASGLSFGHQPKGVMATLCFFRFWLGFGIGGDYPLSATIMSEYANKRTRGAFIAAVFAMQGFGILAGGIVAIIVSSAFDHAYKAPPYSVDKAGSTVPEADYVWRIIVMFGAVPAAMTYYWRMKMPETARYTALVAKNAKQAAADMSKVLNVDLESEQDKVEKIAQERSNNFGLFSREFARRHGLHLVGTTTTWFLLDIAYYSSNLFQKDIYSKVGWLPKAETMNAIHEVFRIARAQTLIALCGTVPGYWFTVAFIDHIGRFAIQLMGFFFMTVFMFALAIPYHHWTLKANHTGFLIMYSFTFFFANFGPNATTFVVPAEIFPARLRSTCHGISAACGKAGAIVGAFGFLYAAQGKKLADRDAGYPPGIGMKNSLIMLGVINFFGMLFTLLVPESKGKSLEELTGENEDEPGQTQQPLEVPASRTVPE, encoded by the coding sequence ATGGCTCGAAACCAACTGGTGGTGCTAGACGCGCTCGATGTGGCCAAGACGCAATGGTATCATTTCACCGCGATCGTGGTCGCGGGGATGGGATTCTTCACCGACGCGTACGATCTCTTCAGTATAGCTCACGTCACCAAGTTACTCGGCCGGATATACTACTTCAACCCCAACTCTGCCAAGCCCGGCACTTTGCCTCCCAACGTCGCAGCTGCTGTTAATGGAGTCGCGCTGTGTGGCACTTTGGCCGGGCAGCTCTTCTTCGGGTGGCTTGGCGACAAGCTGGGACGGAAACGAGTCTACGGCCTAACCCTGGTCCTCATGGTCGTTTGCTCCATCGCCTCCGGGCTCTCGTTTGGCCACCAACCCAAGGGCGTCATGGCCACCCTCTGTTTCTTCCGGTTCTGGTTAGGATTTGGCATAGGCGGCGACTACCCATTGTCTGCGACCATCATGTCTGAATACGCCAACAAGAGAACCCGTGGCGCGTTCATCGCTGCGGTCTTCGCCATGCAAGGATTTGGGATATTGGCTGGAGGGATCGTGGCCATCATCGTCTCGAGCGCATTCGATCATGCATACAAGGCTCCTCCGTACTCAGTAGATAAGGCAGGTTCCACTGTTCCGGAAGCCGATTACGTCTGGAGGATCATTGTGATGTTCGGCGCGGTCCCAGCCGCAATGACCTACTACTGGCGAATGAAGATGCCTGAGACCGCTCGTTACACTGCCCTAGTGGCCAAGAACGCGAAACAGGCGGCAGCCGACATGTCTAAGGTGTTGAACGTTGACCTTGAGAGCGAGCAAGACAAGGTTGAAAAGATTGCGCAAGAGAGATCCAACAACTTCGGCTTGTTCAGCAGAGAGTTCGCTCGCCGCCACGGGCTCCACCTTGTAGGGACGACCACCACTTGGTTCTTGTTGGACATTGCTTATTACAGCTCCAACCTCTTCCAGAAGGATATCTACAGCAAGGTAGGTTGGCTTCCGAAGGCAGAGACCATGAACGCGATTCATGAAGTCTTCCGCATTGCCAGAGCGCAGACCTTGATTGCGCTCTGTGGAACCGTCCCTGGATACTGGTTCACCGTCGCTTTCATCGATCACATTGGAAGGTTCGCTATCCAGTTGATGGGCTTCTTCTTCATGACCGTGTTTATGTTTGCGCTCGCGATCCCTTACCATCACTGGACCCTGAAGGCGAACCACACTGGCTTCTTGATCATGTACTCgttcaccttcttcttcgccaACTTTGGGCCCAACGCCACAACGTTTGTTGTGCCGGCCGAGATTTTCCCGGCGCGGCTCCGGTCGACTTGCCACGGCATCTCAGCTGCGTGCGGGAAGGCAGGGGCAATCGTCGGGGCCTTCGGGTTCTTGTACGCTGCTCAGGGAAAAAAGTTAGCAGATAGAGACGCCGGTTACCCGCCGGGGATTGGAATGAAGAACTCGTTGATCATGCTCGGTGTGATCAACTTCTTCGGGATGTTGTTCACTCTATTAGTCCCCGAATCGAAAGGAAAGTCGCTCGAGGAGCTCACGGGCGAAAATGAGGACGAGCCCGGGCAGACACAGCAGCCTCTGGAGGTGCCCGCTTCTAGGACAGTCCCAGAATAA